The window tttatagataaaaaataaataaaattaaataataatttagacaataataaaaataatataataaaataataaaattataattttttataatatataaaaaaatatttatagattttaaataaatttattcgtattaattttaaaataatacgagtacgtttatttaaataaaaaatttttaaaataaaaaaaattgcctttttaattctttaaaactttttttgtcataattttgtaataatttaatatcaatttaaaataaaataaatttaaattaaaacaaaaaatttagtccaaataaaattttaatattaattcttttctcttttcttaataatttaatgttaattctttttttttttaataattaaaactccatacaaatttttttctttttttttttaattaaaaaaacactaaaatccGAAACAATTTTGGAGCATCAAATCACGTTCCAATATACGCTTGGTTCATTTATTGGGCAAGTTGTAAGGATAAGGCCAACCTATTTATTGAACCAATATGTAAACAAATACTACTTTTACATTTACTAATGTCTTCTTTGACTTTTCAACCATTGCAACTTAGTGTTACTTTGCATATATACATCTTTCTactttcttcttttatctttttattttgacTTGTCTTTGACCACTAGTTGCTGGcaaagaatattaaaattaattttgtattctcacaaaaatatccaaaatcccTTTGATTATCCATCATGCATGCAATAATCTCAgctgagtatatatatatatatatatatataatgaaacaTGGATTGGTATctaattctttttaaaatatcttttattatatataatttataaacagTTATTTCATTTTCaagatttaaattcaatttttttttttgttaaattataaaCTACTTGTCATCTCAACTAATTCAATAATCTTTattatagtcaccaaaaaaaattcaatatttattttttatatacacatttGATGAATGAGATAAGTAAATCAATAGGTATGTTAGTATCTATTAATACACTATGATTAGTTTACTGTACATATggctgaaaatctttatttttatttattttatattattatctttatGGTTTATATGGATATAATTCTATTTAAAATGAATTtagtgttaggatttggttgaattagtcccacattgcttaggatagcaaatggagtgggtggcctaggctataaatatgaggctaagttctccatttgtttttgcaccagtcagaaacactttaagcttgtatctgatttttcttttcctctgtactctttgattagagagtgttgtgaggtgtagttagatatttgctttgaaagagtgtgggtgtactggggtgccggtgagagaaagaagtctatgtgttgtaacaattttcacatagtgatattctctggttgtcatttgacaacggccgtggttttttctccggtaattggagtttccacgttaaattcttgtgttgtgattgtgtctattttatttctctgtcaaaggtgttttctcaagggggaattgtgtcttattcccaacaagtggtatcagagcttcggttcggtgggatttattcttagtatgctctgtggttgcagcctagtctgaccttccacatcagaaaagaattttgtcctgtggcttgaggttgatctttggttgctgttgttgttgctggaaggcagtgtgactctgtgagagtgcagtttggaaaaggttctggctaaggaaagacttggtatttaagtgtgtccattgtgacccacctctctttcctggggacccttcctagtgcacggtctacagttgagttataatattccagtatacggttgcaacaatgtcaggatattcaagtgctgtgaagcttgaaatagagaaatttgatggaagaatcaattttggcttgtggcaagtacaagtcaaggatgtgttgatacaatcaggtttgcacaaggcgttgaaggagaagatctctggttgctctctctatgagagaagatgatgttctctagaagacaagaagtatcctcatggtattaccgcactgccatggataaggatgagttgtggcaatcaggtccacaattgcacacgggcattggttggcgttgagatgcaaggtgtgtggcggagttaggtcgatggctgaagaacttccaggaaaagccaatttggaagttgcaccatgaattttcagcaaggtttcgatctgtaccaaggcgaaattcttggagtggtctaattccaagtgagtatactttcatggtggagtatgatagttctctgaactatgattgtcggtatagacaatggcagcaaagaattgtcggtgttgacaatggaagctgaagatgtgtgactatttcaatcaaggtggagattgttaggatttggttgaattagtcccacattgcttaggatagcaaatggagtgggtggcctaggctataaatatgaggctaagttctccatttgtttttgcaccagtcagaaacactttaagcttgtatctgatttttcttttcctctgtactctttgattagagagtgttgtgaggtgtagttagatatttgctttgaaagagtgtgggtgtactggggtgccggtgagagaaagaagtctatgtgttgtaacaattttcacatagtgatattctctggttgtcatttgacaacggccgtggttttttctccggtaattggagtttccacgttaaattcttgtgttgtgattgtgtctattttatttctctgtcaaaggtgttttctcaagggggaattgtgtcttattcccaacatttAGCAATGTCAACTCTCTACTAAGCAAAAAATAAAGCAATTCTTCTGTGGCCATGAATATAATTATGAAATGTAATGATATGAAAAAGTTTTTTCAGAAGATCTGTACTCTTTTTCTTTGAAACTTTAGTCGGATTAAACTCAGTTAAATTTCTAGTTATAAGATTAGGATGTCGAcgattcaattgaaaaaaaaaaactatttagtataaaaatttaagACATTTTTATAAATTTCATGCTTAGAAAAATAATATCTCCGTTCttctaatttgataattttatacaaAGTGCTTTTTTTTTACGTGAAAGATCGgaaattttaatttaagaataacgAAAAATTCTagaaattgaattaatttattagaatttcacatgaattttttaaataattataaatctgATGCATAAATCACTATTTGTTGAAAAGGTACATAATAATATTCTAGAAGTTGCGACATATATATGACTACTTCCCCAATGTTAGATAAATAAATATGCAAGCTGcacattaattaatttaatttctgcaaaaaaaaaaaaatgaaagttcTGAGAAGCTAAGGAAATTGAGCATTTATGATTTTAAATTCAAAGCGTACAGTTATGCATGGTACCATATACACACTGACTAAAAATGTTGTTAATGTCACTATCTCATTGGAAGATGtgcttaattttaaaaatattacaagatgcatttttttttttttggataaaattaCAAGATGCATTTTAAGTATACTAAAGTTCTACCTGTTCTTCTAGTGTTTTTAGTTATTGCGTTCAATAgtgaaattaattttaatgattaatctAGTTATGATACAACTTTTctcaataaataattatatatataattaagatcaattattaaaattagtcaaaTTACTGTAACATCTGAAACGGAAATATTtagtaaccaaagaaaattagcCAAAAATCATAGTACATTTAAAACGTTTCCTAATATTATACACCTTCTTCATAACTATGAGAAAAAGATGAtgcaaaaaatatttgaattcttaattttttttgctgAAATCCAcgtatttaattacaaaaaaaaattacattaagtTAATTGAGGAATTAACTCACTAGTTTTAAGTGTTAAGAATTTCGATCCACGTACTTAATTTTTCTAaagttatatatattagtttagaACGATTTAAAATATACTTGGACTTGATTACCACACATAAAGTATATAACATAGGAAGAATTTTAAGTGTATCTGAAACactaatattttagttattttaactgtttggtttaaattataaaaaatatataatatatattaattaaaatcaacggttaaaataattagaatatcGGTGTTCTcgatacacttaaaattttttcaataaacatTATTTTCGCTAGTATTTACCTGGTACCATACATATATGCTGGCAGCCTTTGAAAGATTCTCAGCATgtactttcattttttattacaaGTAATAACCTTGCAATGATTAATGCTTCTATATTCATCTATCTATATAAACCCACTTAGATAGGGATTGATATATACATATGTATACACCAAGCATAAAGCATACAAAAGATAATATGGGTGGTTTAATGTTTTTGTTGGTGCTGTCTTTGAGTAGTGTTCTTATTATCCACACAAGTGAGGCTCAGATATGCTTACCCAAGAAACATGCATCCTTATTTGTATTTGGAGATTCATTGTTTGACATTGGAAACAACAATTATATCAATACAACAATTCCTTTTCAGGCAAATTATCCTCCCTATGGAATAACCCTCTTCAAGTATCCAAGTGGAAGATTTTCTGATGGACGTATGATTCCAGATGTCATTGGTGAgaattctaattattattaacGGATTTTTATTATTTCACATATTATTTATTACGAAATTAtttcttctaaaaatttaaattgacaaaaaaataatataaattattatatttttacatatatttttaaataatttttttaattttttttaattttacataaattttttttatttatttttgtttttaaaatttagaaaaaattaaattctaaacattttgaacttaaaattttaatattttattataatatcatttttttttcaaaaatttaaactgaCAGAAGAAAACAACATAAATAGTTTGACTAATGAAGAGTTAATAATGTGTGTGTAGCTGAGCTTGCAAAGTTGCCTCTGGTTCCACCATATCTTCATCCTGGAAATCCTGATTTCACCTATGGAGTCAATTTTGCCTCTGGGGGATCTGGTGCTCTGCTTCAAACTGCTCAAGGATATGTAATAATCTCATATTCCCGtaataaaatcatattttttttaaagggtACTTTgatatattttcttaaaatattatgtttattgtaacaattattttatatatacgaAAAATCAGTAAACAaatcagttatatatatatatatatatatatatatatatataattactgataggtttaattattctgttggtctctatagtttcgcaaaatttttaattagatccttatacttttttttttaattgagtccttgcaccaaatttttttttaattgggtctctacatttttttttcttttaaatttaggtctctataccaattctttttttttagtttggtctctataaaattaagctaattactactaagaaggacttaattgaaaaaaaaaatttagtgtaggaactcaattaaaaaaaaatatagaaacctaattaaaaattttactaaattatgGGAagcaacaaagtaattaaaccttactGATATTAAATATTCAAGCTATCAAGCATAGAAATATAGAATGTAAAGTACAAGTGGTGATATGGACCACATACCATGAATGATTGGAATAGAATATTATATTAATGAAGCTAaggttttaattattttctttgttGATATATATATAGGTGATAGACCTTCACACCCAGGTGAAATATTTCAAAAATGTAAAGAAAATATTAAGGGAGAAAATAGGAAATGAAGAAGTAGAGGCACTGCTCAAAAGATCTGTGTACTTTCTCAATGTTGGAAGCAATGATTATGGTGGCCTTTTGAATGTTACAAACTCCACTGTGAGCCTATTGCCGGTTGATAAACAACAATTTGTTGGTTTTGTCATTGGAAACCTTACAAATGCCATTAAAGTATGTAAACATATATTTTCATTATTGCTAGGTAGATATATCTTTATTATAAACTTGTTCATAATTATAAACTTTATTTGATATATAGGAAATTTATGAGCAAGGTGGAAGAAAGTTTGGTTTTTTAAATGTGGGTCCTATAGGGTGTTCTCCAAGCATAAGGGCTCAGAACAATGGAAGCAAATGCTTTGATGAGATTTCAGCGGTTGCAAGGTTACATAATATTCAACTCTCAAAGATGATTCTGAAGCTTAAGAAACAGCTCAGTGGATTCAAATATTCAGTCCATGATTTCTATGCTTCACTTTCTCCAGTTATCAAAGATCCTTCAAAATATGGTATTATTATTCAGCCATGCGGTTCTTTTAACTTGATTCAATTGAATAATgcacaattatatttaaaaaattcttaaaattgaCATTTATTATTActgattataaaaaaaatattaataaaattattataataaaattcttttaataattaaatgacagtcaaatatattttttaattattaaatattttttataattaataatgacAAAAATATCCCACTAAAATAACTGTTTAATGACtttcaaaatagttttttttttgtagtgacttGAGCAGATTAGTTGGATCAAAGTTAGAATTAGTTTAT is drawn from Arachis hypogaea cultivar Tifrunner chromosome 12, arahy.Tifrunner.gnm2.J5K5, whole genome shotgun sequence and contains these coding sequences:
- the LOC112729128 gene encoding GDSL esterase/lipase 1; translated protein: MYTPSIKHTKDNMGGLMFLLVLSLSSVLIIHTSEAQICLPKKHASLFVFGDSLFDIGNNNYINTTIPFQANYPPYGITLFKYPSGRFSDGRMIPDVIAELAKLPLVPPYLHPGNPDFTYGVNFASGGSGALLQTAQGYVIDLHTQVKYFKNVKKILREKIGNEEVEALLKRSVYFLNVGSNDYGGLLNVTNSTVSLLPVDKQQFVGFVIGNLTNAIKEIYEQGGRKFGFLNVGPIGCSPSIRAQNNGSKCFDEISAVARLHNIQLSKMILKLKKQLSGFKYSVHDFYASLSPVIKDPSKYGFKGGSGGCCGSGALRGLDACGGNKGIKEYELCDNPNDYIFFDARHFTDKASQYFAQLIWDANYTLNKPYNLNTLFQLSSQ